From a single Bryobacter aggregatus MPL3 genomic region:
- a CDS encoding GNAT family N-acetyltransferase produces the protein MIPRTDVEPMRDGNLQLELLDVAPHPVHHVPTYHFRMTDAITGEEFGSIRLRVGSTRHIEMFAGHIGYAVHEAHRGHRYASRAVRLLLPLARRLGLQPLWITCDPENLASRRSLELAGAEFVEIVDVPEDCVIFQSGHPRKCRYRLA, from the coding sequence ATGATTCCCCGGACGGATGTGGAGCCAATGCGCGACGGCAACTTGCAGTTGGAATTGCTCGACGTTGCTCCGCATCCCGTCCATCATGTCCCCACCTACCACTTCCGAATGACAGACGCGATCACAGGCGAGGAGTTCGGCAGTATCCGGTTGCGCGTGGGCTCCACCCGTCATATCGAGATGTTTGCCGGGCACATTGGCTATGCCGTGCACGAAGCACATCGCGGTCATCGCTATGCGAGCAGGGCGGTGCGGCTATTGTTGCCGCTGGCACGTAGACTTGGACTCCAACCGCTTTGGATCACCTGCGACCCGGAGAATCTCGCTTCGCGGCGCAGTCTCGAACTGGCCGGCGCCGAGTTTGTCGAGATCGTCGATGTGCCGGAAGACTGCGTGATCTTCCAGTCCGGGCATCCGCGCAAGTGCCGCTACCGCCTTGCTTGA